A section of the Clostridium felsineum DSM 794 genome encodes:
- a CDS encoding ABC transporter permease, whose translation MKNTTMIVFKKEIKDIFRDRKTIIFSILVPMLLLPLISFFMSNVVNKSEKNVKENLKIAIVDKGSSSLGGYLKKQKNIKIVKSNNIKSDVKDGKILVAVTIPKNFDEELKKDTNTKITLTYDNSSTDAMTAYDIINSYVDGYSKSIVSMRLTKRNINPEVLTPVKVNVDKTQKDSGAGALMVTILVPLLLMLYSATGVVGPSVDLGAGEKERGTLEPLLTTKASRLSILWGKILAISVVGIIISLASLVGVCITINQKGGMFSSGSGINLGLETIVLIMILPIITTIVFGAIELAISIYARSFKEAQTYLSPVTIISIVLVYLVMMKDPKNIEMLYFNIPITNATCLIKEFLVGIHNYTHIAITFGWMIVYLVAALSFARYMFNREEVIFRS comes from the coding sequence ATGAAAAATACTACAATGATAGTTTTTAAAAAGGAAATTAAGGATATATTTAGAGATAGAAAGACGATTATTTTCAGTATACTTGTGCCAATGCTTTTACTTCCGCTGATATCATTTTTTATGTCTAATGTGGTTAATAAGAGTGAGAAAAATGTAAAAGAAAACTTGAAAATTGCCATAGTGGATAAGGGAAGTAGTTCGCTTGGAGGTTATTTAAAGAAACAAAAAAATATAAAAATAGTTAAATCGAACAATATAAAAAGCGATGTTAAAGATGGAAAAATATTAGTAGCTGTAACTATTCCAAAGAATTTTGATGAGGAGCTAAAGAAAGATACTAATACAAAAATCACTTTAACCTATGATAATTCTAGTACAGATGCTATGACAGCCTATGATATTATTAATTCTTATGTAGATGGATATTCAAAGTCAATAGTGTCTATGAGGCTTACTAAAAGAAATATAAATCCAGAAGTATTAACACCAGTAAAAGTTAATGTAGATAAAACTCAAAAGGATAGTGGAGCAGGAGCACTTATGGTTACTATATTAGTACCACTTTTATTAATGTTATATAGTGCAACTGGAGTTGTCGGACCATCTGTTGACTTAGGAGCAGGAGAAAAAGAAAGAGGAACTCTTGAACCACTTCTTACAACTAAAGCAAGTAGACTTTCAATATTATGGGGAAAGATTTTAGCAATAAGTGTGGTTGGAATAATAATATCCCTAGCATCCCTTGTTGGTGTATGTATTACTATAAATCAAAAGGGTGGAATGTTTTCAAGTGGAAGTGGTATAAATTTAGGATTAGAGACTATAGTACTTATAATGATTCTTCCAATTATAACTACAATTGTTTTTGGAGCTATTGAACTTGCTATAAGTATTTATGCAAGATCCTTTAAGGAAGCTCAAACTTATCTAAGTCCTGTAACTATTATATCTATAGTTCTTGTTTATTTAGTAATGATGAAAGATCCTAAGAATATAGAAATGCTTTATTTCAATATACCAATAACAAATGCAACCTGTCTAATAAAAGAGTTTTTAGTAGGAATACACAATTACACTCATATAGCAATTACCTTTGGTTGGATGATTGTTTATTTAGTAGCTGCACTTTCCTTTGCAAGATATATGTTTAATAGGGAAGAAGTTATATTTAGATCATAA
- a CDS encoding S8 family peptidase, with protein MLSLKHKLDPNLKTILDENTYKSIRVIVHCKKFQDRILSRLKSYKSTIFHSVKLNNCISADISSNAIKRLIEYPEVDYITIDDFCFICASESSSNYTSSLKNSTTFSGRGVCVGIVDTGVYPHYDLKYPMPKIDNFVDLINGLNYPYDDNGHGTFMSGLIAGSGKSSKGDIKGLAYNSKLYMIKAFEKNGRAYTSSVLSALEILINESSEHNIKIICLPFEGFFQNSFLLSMFSQTFKTAADKNIVIVLPSGSNKNTKSSIRSIAALPHCVTVSGINIHSGFKSYTYSASGPLTALEKPNLCAPCTDLNSLNCDDSYISERNDRKIYPRELKKPYTKYTGISCSAAYVSAALALLFEKSPDLSYKDAVSILKTSCNLLKIPKWQQGAGLIDINSLLN; from the coding sequence ATGTTATCTTTAAAACACAAATTAGATCCAAACCTTAAAACTATACTTGATGAAAATACTTACAAATCCATAAGAGTTATAGTTCACTGCAAAAAGTTTCAAGATAGAATACTTTCTAGACTAAAATCCTACAAAAGTACAATTTTTCACTCTGTAAAGCTTAATAATTGTATATCTGCTGATATATCTTCAAATGCAATAAAAAGGCTTATAGAGTATCCAGAGGTTGACTATATAACCATTGATGATTTTTGTTTTATATGTGCCTCAGAATCTTCCTCAAACTACACTTCTAGCTTAAAAAATAGCACAACCTTTTCTGGAAGAGGCGTATGTGTTGGTATTGTTGATACTGGTGTGTATCCTCATTATGACCTTAAATACCCTATGCCTAAAATAGATAACTTTGTTGATTTAATAAATGGACTAAATTACCCTTATGACGATAACGGACATGGTACCTTTATGAGTGGGCTTATAGCTGGAAGTGGTAAAAGTTCTAAAGGCGACATTAAAGGACTTGCCTATAATTCAAAATTATACATGATAAAAGCTTTTGAAAAAAACGGTAGAGCGTATACTTCTTCAGTGCTATCAGCATTAGAGATTTTAATAAACGAAAGTAGTGAACATAATATAAAAATAATTTGTCTACCCTTTGAGGGATTTTTTCAAAATTCATTTTTGTTATCTATGTTTTCACAAACCTTCAAAACAGCGGCTGATAAAAATATAGTTATTGTTTTACCAAGCGGAAGTAATAAAAATACTAAAAGTTCCATACGTTCCATAGCAGCCTTGCCTCATTGTGTAACAGTGTCCGGAATAAATATTCATTCAGGTTTTAAATCTTATACTTACTCCGCTTCAGGCCCACTTACAGCGCTAGAAAAACCAAATTTATGTGCTCCTTGCACAGATTTAAATTCACTTAATTGCGATGATAGCTATATATCAGAGAGAAACGACAGAAAAATATACCCTAGAGAATTAAAAAAACCGTATACTAAATATACGGGAATATCTTGTAGTGCTGCCTATGTAAGCGCTGCTTTAGCCTTATTATTCGAGAAATCTCCAGACTTATCTTATAAAGATGCAGTTTCTATATTAAAAACATCTTGCAATCTTCTTAAAATTCCAAAATGGCAGCAAGGTGCAGGATTAATAGATATAAATTCTCTATTAAATTAA
- a CDS encoding FmdB family zinc ribbon protein, with translation MPLIDYKCSNCGNQFFEIVSSPDEKAKCPECGSEDSERIYKGKFYGKNGGNCTGNCASCGGCH, from the coding sequence GTGCCATTAATAGACTATAAATGTTCAAATTGTGGAAATCAATTTTTTGAGATAGTAAGCAGTCCTGATGAAAAAGCTAAATGCCCAGAGTGTGGTAGTGAGGATTCAGAAAGAATATATAAAGGTAAGTTTTACGGAAAAAATGGAGGCAATTGTACGGGAAACTGTGCTTCATGCGGAGGATGTCATTAG
- a CDS encoding DMT family transporter: MIGIICSIISGICMSLQGIFNTRLSEKIGLWETNAWVQGTALLVTLVICLIYGNGNFKQIMTANKLYLTGGILGAAIIFTVMMGVSSLGPTYSISVILVAQLLSAALIDLLGLFDTDKITFGTTKIIGVILMLAGIIFFKIKG, encoded by the coding sequence ATGATTGGCATTATATGCTCTATAATCTCTGGTATTTGCATGAGTCTTCAGGGAATTTTCAATACTCGACTTAGTGAAAAAATAGGCTTATGGGAAACGAATGCATGGGTTCAAGGCACAGCTCTTTTAGTAACTCTTGTGATTTGTTTAATATATGGAAATGGTAACTTCAAGCAGATTATGACTGCTAATAAATTATATTTAACAGGTGGAATACTTGGTGCTGCAATTATTTTTACTGTTATGATGGGAGTATCTTCCCTGGGTCCTACCTACTCTATTAGTGTAATATTAGTTGCTCAATTATTGTCTGCTGCCTTAATTGACCTTTTGGGTTTATTTGATACTGATAAAATTACTTTTGGCACAACAAAAATCATAGGGGTTATCCTTATGCTAGCAGGCATAATATTCTTTAAGATAAAGGGATAA
- a CDS encoding thioredoxin domain-containing protein — protein MLANIQCNKLINEKSPYLLQHAHNPVNWFPWCDEAFSKAKSENKPIFLSIGYSTCHWCHVMEKESFEDDDVAKILNRNFISIKVDREERPDIDEIYMKVCSSLTGSGGWPLTIIMTPEQKPFFAATYIPKNDNMHMEGLISILETIAYQWTQNKTELLTIGNKIVATLNAHHQTTSKKLSTEILNEAFSLFEEHFDDIHGGLGSAPKFPIPHNLIFLMRYSYLSNNKTALNIALKTLDSMYSGGIYDHIGYGFSRYSVDDTWLVPHFEKMLYDNALLVYAYIEAFKITNNNKYKNIAEEIFTYILRDMTSNEGGFYCGEDADSEGIEGKFYVWSKDEIISILGKEAGEKFSKHFNVTNKGNFEGKNILNLINSSDVELEKDFLNNCRNKLFEYREKRVHPHKDDKILTSWNGLMIAAMAFGGKSFKNMTYINAAEKATNFIFNNLINEDGRLLSSYRNGRADIKGYLTDYTFFIWGLIELYEATHKAKYIEMAIKLNDDMIKYFWDEKNKGLFLYGTDSEKLILRPKEIYDGALPSGNSTAALNLIRLSRLTGNYDLENKCLELLEAFNEEIEDFPIQYSFSLLSILFLQNKSKEIVLVSSCDDSKSKEFLNIINEKYNPLSTFIYYIKGDKSLENTCSFISDYITIDNKPTVYICENFSCKHPITNINDLKKLL, from the coding sequence GTGTTAGCTAATATACAATGTAATAAATTGATTAATGAAAAATCTCCTTATTTACTACAACATGCCCATAATCCAGTAAATTGGTTCCCTTGGTGTGATGAAGCATTTTCAAAAGCAAAATCAGAAAACAAACCAATATTTCTTAGTATAGGCTACAGTACTTGCCATTGGTGTCATGTAATGGAAAAAGAAAGCTTTGAAGATGATGATGTAGCTAAAATTTTAAATAGAAATTTCATCTCAATTAAAGTAGACAGAGAGGAAAGGCCTGATATAGATGAAATTTATATGAAAGTATGTTCATCTCTTACAGGTAGTGGGGGGTGGCCACTAACCATAATAATGACACCTGAGCAAAAACCGTTTTTTGCAGCAACCTATATACCTAAAAATGACAACATGCATATGGAAGGACTGATAAGTATTTTAGAAACTATAGCTTATCAGTGGACTCAAAACAAAACAGAACTGTTAACTATAGGAAATAAAATTGTAGCTACTCTAAATGCACATCATCAAACTACTTCAAAAAAGCTATCAACCGAAATTTTAAATGAAGCTTTTTCTCTATTTGAAGAACATTTTGATGATATACATGGAGGTTTAGGATCTGCTCCAAAATTTCCAATTCCACATAATTTAATTTTTTTAATGAGATACTCCTATCTATCAAATAATAAAACCGCTCTTAATATTGCACTTAAAACTTTAGATTCAATGTATAGCGGCGGAATATATGATCATATTGGCTATGGTTTTAGTAGATATTCTGTAGATGATACTTGGCTTGTCCCTCACTTTGAAAAAATGCTGTATGATAATGCACTTTTAGTTTATGCTTATATTGAAGCCTTTAAAATAACAAATAATAATAAGTACAAAAATATTGCGGAAGAGATATTTACCTACATATTAAGGGATATGACTTCCAATGAAGGTGGATTTTACTGCGGTGAAGATGCCGATTCAGAAGGAATTGAAGGCAAATTTTATGTATGGTCTAAAGATGAAATAATTAGCATCCTTGGAAAAGAGGCTGGTGAGAAATTTTCAAAACATTTCAATGTAACAAATAAAGGTAACTTTGAAGGAAAAAACATACTAAATTTAATTAATTCCTCTGATGTAGAATTGGAAAAAGATTTTTTAAATAATTGTAGAAATAAGCTATTTGAGTACAGAGAAAAAAGAGTTCATCCTCATAAGGACGATAAGATTTTAACCTCTTGGAATGGATTAATGATTGCAGCTATGGCTTTTGGTGGAAAAAGCTTCAAAAATATGACCTATATTAACGCAGCTGAAAAAGCAACAAATTTTATATTTAATAACTTAATTAATGAAGATGGAAGACTTCTATCAAGTTATCGTAACGGCAGAGCTGATATAAAAGGTTATTTAACAGACTACACTTTTTTTATATGGGGATTAATAGAGCTTTATGAAGCTACTCATAAAGCAAAATATATAGAAATGGCTATAAAATTAAATGATGATATGATAAAGTACTTTTGGGATGAAAAGAATAAAGGACTTTTCCTTTACGGAACTGATAGTGAAAAATTGATACTAAGACCAAAAGAGATATATGATGGAGCACTACCATCAGGAAATTCTACTGCTGCTTTAAATCTTATAAGATTATCTAGATTAACAGGAAATTATGATTTAGAAAATAAGTGTTTAGAATTACTTGAAGCTTTTAATGAGGAAATAGAAGACTTTCCTATCCAATATTCTTTTTCTTTGCTTTCAATATTATTTTTACAAAATAAATCCAAGGAAATTGTTCTAGTTTCATCCTGTGATGATAGTAAATCAAAGGAATTTCTTAACATAATTAATGAAAAATATAATCCTCTTTCAACATTTATTTACTATATAAAAGGTGATAAATCTTTAGAGAATACCTGTAGTTTTATTTCTGATTATATTACCATAGATAATAAACCAACTGTTTATATATGCGAGAATTTCTCTTGTAAACATCCAATTACAAACATAAATGATTTAAAAAAACTACTTTGA
- a CDS encoding dUTP diphosphatase codes for MNLNKLFHLQKNLDKTLINQRNLSNENLYSQKTLALQVQFGELAGKTRCFNYWNNEVQCERNAILKEYINCLHFILSIGLDKEYIEFNLPDSSFSPNMVDQFLGLFIDINDFVICSSKDNYITLFQDFINLGKNLGFDDSEIENEYIEKTELIRQM; via the coding sequence ATGAATTTAAATAAGCTTTTTCATTTACAAAAAAATTTAGACAAAACACTAATAAATCAAAGAAATTTATCTAATGAAAATCTATATTCACAAAAAACCTTAGCTCTTCAAGTGCAATTTGGTGAACTTGCAGGTAAAACTCGATGTTTTAATTATTGGAATAATGAAGTTCAATGCGAAAGAAATGCAATTTTAAAAGAATACATAAATTGTTTGCATTTTATTCTAAGTATCGGCCTCGATAAGGAGTATATTGAATTTAATTTGCCTGATTCAAGCTTCTCTCCCAATATGGTTGACCAATTTTTAGGTCTATTCATCGATATAAATGATTTTGTAATATGCTCTTCAAAAGATAACTATATAACTCTTTTTCAAGATTTCATAAATCTAGGTAAGAATTTAGGCTTTGATGACTCTGAAATTGAAAATGAATATATAGAGAAAACTGAACTTATAAGGCAAATGTAA
- a CDS encoding 2'-5' RNA ligase — translation MKYCLIASFTKDSYLNVETIQRNACKKYKLYKRIPNLHVSLQMLDEPNLDKLDSIIKDELSIYKKFKVQIDKIHLAYNSSSKMVSLKVENKGYINRIIRNTNEKLHYGGFKFSMPHKEYNLFIPLANGNYQLKNILEQESAATLETIPEKNYSFLKIESFDLCKMAGHRKMYLVKKYQLRDF, via the coding sequence ATGAAATATTGTTTAATTGCTTCATTTACAAAAGACTCTTATTTAAACGTTGAAACCATCCAAAGGAATGCCTGTAAAAAGTATAAATTATATAAAAGAATTCCAAACCTTCACGTTTCTCTTCAGATGCTAGATGAACCCAATCTTGATAAATTAGACTCAATCATAAAAGATGAACTCTCTATATATAAGAAGTTCAAAGTACAAATAGACAAAATACATTTAGCATATAATTCATCAAGTAAAATGGTATCTTTAAAGGTTGAAAACAAAGGTTACATAAATAGAATAATTAGAAATACTAACGAAAAGCTTCACTACGGAGGTTTTAAGTTTTCAATGCCCCATAAGGAATATAACTTATTTATTCCTCTTGCTAATGGGAACTATCAACTTAAGAACATTCTAGAACAAGAATCTGCTGCTACTTTAGAAACTATTCCAGAAAAAAACTACTCGTTTTTAAAAATTGAAAGTTTTGATCTTTGTAAAATGGCAGGACATAGAAAAATGTATTTAGTAAAAAAATATCAACTTAGAGATTTTTAA
- a CDS encoding DUF1540 domain-containing protein: protein MDHNSSIGCNVSECKFHCKDDNYCTLDQIKVVKHSSRAQEVEHTDCGSFKVEG, encoded by the coding sequence ATGGATCACAATTCAAGTATAGGATGTAATGTTTCAGAGTGTAAATTTCATTGTAAGGATGACAATTACTGTACATTAGATCAAATAAAGGTAGTTAAGCATAGTAGCAGAGCTCAAGAGGTTGAGCATACAGATTGTGGAAGCTTTAAAGTAGAAGGTTAG
- a CDS encoding UDP-N-acetylglucosamine 1-carboxyvinyltransferase: MDKLVVNGGNSLFGSVEIGGAKNAAVAILPAAIMASQGISCIDNIPDIQDIQRLERIITSLGCKVKRVKNTLEIDSTSVTSVDADTEDGSKMRASYYLIGALLGRFGKAKVGLPGGCPIGVRPIDQHIKGFEALGATVKIVHGTLEAEAEKLVGTNIYFDVVSVGATINLMLASVFAEGTTVLENAAKEPHIVDVANFLNSMGANIKGAGTDVIRIAGVEKLKGCNYSVIPDQIEAATYMIATAACGGCVTVKNVIPKHLESISAKLIEMGADVKEGDDYVTVESHKNLKGVNIKTLPYPGFPTDAQQPMSTLLSISKGRSIVNESIWESRLKHVDELKKMGANIKVEGTVAIIDGVEKLTGANVKATDLRAGAAMVIAALAAEGVSEVSCIEHIDRGYPHIEDKFRELGANIRREKI; the protein is encoded by the coding sequence ATGGACAAGTTAGTTGTTAATGGAGGTAATTCTCTCTTTGGGAGTGTTGAAATCGGAGGAGCCAAAAACGCTGCAGTAGCTATACTTCCAGCAGCGATAATGGCAAGCCAAGGAATTAGTTGTATTGATAACATACCAGATATTCAAGACATTCAGCGTCTTGAAAGAATAATAACTAGTTTAGGCTGCAAAGTAAAGAGAGTGAAAAATACTCTTGAAATAGATAGTACTAGTGTTACTAGTGTAGATGCAGATACTGAAGATGGAAGCAAAATGAGAGCATCATACTATCTTATAGGTGCGTTACTTGGAAGATTTGGAAAAGCAAAAGTAGGTCTTCCTGGAGGCTGTCCTATAGGAGTTAGACCTATAGATCAGCATATTAAAGGATTTGAAGCGCTTGGTGCAACTGTAAAAATAGTTCATGGAACATTAGAAGCAGAAGCAGAAAAGCTTGTAGGAACTAATATATATTTTGATGTAGTTAGTGTAGGTGCAACTATAAATTTAATGCTTGCGTCTGTTTTTGCAGAGGGAACTACTGTGCTTGAAAACGCAGCAAAAGAGCCTCATATAGTTGATGTAGCCAATTTTTTAAATAGTATGGGAGCAAATATAAAAGGAGCAGGTACAGATGTTATAAGAATAGCTGGAGTTGAAAAACTTAAGGGCTGTAATTATAGTGTTATACCTGATCAGATAGAAGCAGCTACGTATATGATAGCAACAGCTGCATGTGGTGGATGTGTAACAGTTAAAAATGTAATACCAAAACACCTTGAGTCTATTTCTGCGAAGTTGATAGAAATGGGAGCAGATGTAAAAGAAGGAGACGATTATGTAACAGTAGAGTCACATAAGAATCTTAAGGGAGTTAATATAAAAACTCTTCCTTACCCAGGTTTCCCAACAGATGCTCAACAGCCAATGAGTACGTTACTTTCTATTTCAAAAGGTAGAAGTATAGTTAATGAAAGCATATGGGAAAGCAGACTTAAACATGTGGATGAGCTTAAAAAGATGGGTGCTAACATAAAGGTAGAAGGAACAGTGGCAATAATAGACGGAGTTGAAAAGCTTACAGGTGCTAATGTTAAGGCTACAGATTTAAGAGCTGGAGCAGCTATGGTAATTGCAGCATTAGCAGCAGAAGGTGTAAGTGAAGTGTCATGTATAGAACACATAGACAGAGGATACCCTCATATAGAGGATAAGTTTAGGGAACTCGGAGCGAATATAAGAAGAGAAAAAATATAA
- a CDS encoding MBL fold metallo-hydrolase, translating to MKFCSLYSGSSGNSIFVASDNSKVLIDAGLSGKSIEKALKEINEDPHDIDGIFITHEHSDHIKGVGVLSRKYNIPIYANELTWKAMINNIGKIKDDNIKILSQDYIEIKDMNVFNYKIPHDAAAPCGYKVISNTKSVCVATDLGYFSEEVKATISDADVILLESNHDVEMLKFGPYPYPLKRRILSNVGHLSNEDCGKAIVDIAKKGKKKIILGHLSKTNNYPDLAYKTVVNELNENGIEIDGDISISMAKRDMPSNYIEF from the coding sequence ATGAAATTTTGTTCACTTTATAGTGGAAGCAGTGGTAATAGTATATTTGTTGCGTCTGATAACTCGAAAGTACTTATAGATGCAGGACTTTCAGGAAAAAGCATAGAGAAGGCTTTAAAGGAAATAAATGAAGATCCGCATGATATAGATGGTATTTTTATAACCCATGAGCATTCGGATCATATAAAGGGTGTAGGAGTGCTATCAAGAAAGTACAATATACCCATATATGCAAATGAGCTTACATGGAAAGCAATGATAAATAACATAGGAAAAATAAAGGACGATAATATAAAGATACTATCGCAAGATTACATAGAGATAAAAGACATGAATGTTTTTAATTATAAGATACCTCATGATGCAGCTGCGCCATGTGGATATAAGGTTATAAGTAATACCAAATCAGTTTGCGTAGCAACAGATTTAGGGTATTTTTCCGAAGAAGTAAAAGCTACAATAAGTGATGCAGACGTAATTCTTCTAGAAAGTAATCATGATGTGGAAATGCTTAAATTTGGGCCATATCCATATCCGTTAAAAAGAAGAATTTTAAGTAATGTGGGTCATTTATCAAATGAAGATTGTGGTAAAGCTATTGTGGATATAGCTAAAAAAGGCAAGAAAAAAATTATCCTAGGGCATTTAAGTAAAACTAATAATTATCCTGATTTAGCATATAAAACAGTTGTTAATGAACTTAATGAAAACGGCATAGAAATAGATGGAGATATTTCTATTAGTATGGCAAAACGTGATATGCCTAGTAATTATATCGAATTCTAA
- a CDS encoding SEC-C metal-binding domain-containing protein, with the protein MSLYKDWTDRVVDYVKHKGEAAFWKDYGEVEGNIYKKLLASHKKEVEGTIEALAAEYGSDSIFFMGFLDGINESIKEPLDLEKLEVTSNIKFEIDYEKLYFNMLEAKAEYLYELPQWEGIFSKEKRKEIKDSWKNSKTYVNKNKVGRNDPCPCGSGKKYKNCCGKN; encoded by the coding sequence ATGAGTTTATACAAAGATTGGACAGATAGAGTTGTGGATTATGTTAAACATAAAGGAGAAGCAGCGTTCTGGAAAGATTACGGCGAAGTAGAAGGTAATATATATAAAAAGCTTCTTGCAAGTCATAAAAAAGAAGTAGAAGGAACTATTGAAGCATTAGCTGCTGAATATGGTTCAGATTCAATATTTTTTATGGGTTTTCTTGATGGGATAAATGAAAGTATAAAAGAACCTTTAGATCTTGAAAAGCTAGAGGTAACTTCAAATATAAAATTCGAAATTGATTATGAAAAATTATATTTCAATATGTTAGAAGCAAAAGCAGAGTATTTATATGAGCTTCCTCAATGGGAAGGAATCTTCTCAAAGGAAAAGAGAAAAGAAATAAAAGACAGCTGGAAGAACTCTAAAACATACGTAAATAAAAACAAGGTTGGAAGAAATGATCCATGCCCATGCGGAAGTGGAAAGAAATATAAGAATTGTTGCGGAAAAAATTAG
- the rlmH gene encoding 23S rRNA (pseudouridine(1915)-N(3))-methyltransferase RlmH: MNITLITVGKLKEKYLKDAVNEYAKRLQKYCKLNIIELQDEKTPDRASEKEELLIKEKEGEKILSSIKDNSYVVAMDLKGKMFSSEEFSSFIDDLGVRGNSNIDFVIGGSLGLSEAVLKRANYKLCFSKMTFPHQLFRVMLLEQVYRAFRISRGEPYHK; encoded by the coding sequence ATGAATATAACACTTATAACAGTAGGAAAACTTAAGGAGAAATATTTAAAAGATGCAGTAAATGAGTATGCCAAAAGACTTCAAAAGTATTGCAAATTAAACATTATAGAACTTCAAGATGAAAAAACTCCAGATAGAGCCTCTGAAAAGGAAGAATTGCTTATAAAGGAAAAGGAAGGCGAGAAAATACTTTCTTCTATAAAGGACAATTCTTACGTTGTTGCTATGGATTTAAAGGGTAAGATGTTTTCGTCAGAAGAGTTCTCTAGTTTTATAGATGACTTAGGGGTAAGAGGAAATAGCAATATTGATTTTGTAATAGGTGGATCGCTTGGGCTTTCTGAGGCTGTTTTAAAAAGAGCAAATTATAAATTGTGTTTTTCAAAAATGACTTTTCCTCATCAGCTTTTTAGGGTTATGCTTTTAGAGCAGGTTTACAGGGCATTTAGGATTAGTAGGGGAGAACCATACCATAAGTAG
- a CDS encoding peptide deformylase yields MVKPIVKDILFLGQKSEETTKNDISVVDDLMDTLRANLEICVGLAGNMIGVKKRILVFAIGNFIVPMINPVILKKEKPYEIEESCLSLIGFRKTKRYEMIEVEYLDRNFKKQKQVFTGFTAQIIQHEMDHFEGIII; encoded by the coding sequence ATGGTAAAGCCAATTGTAAAAGATATATTATTTTTAGGGCAAAAATCAGAGGAGACTACTAAAAATGATATATCAGTAGTTGATGATTTAATGGATACATTAAGAGCAAACTTAGAGATTTGTGTTGGGCTCGCTGGTAATATGATTGGAGTAAAAAAGCGTATATTGGTATTTGCGATAGGAAACTTTATTGTGCCTATGATAAATCCAGTTATATTAAAGAAAGAAAAGCCTTATGAAATAGAAGAGAGTTGTTTATCTTTAATTGGTTTTAGAAAAACAAAGAGATATGAAATGATAGAAGTGGAGTATCTTGATAGAAACTTTAAGAAGCAAAAACAAGTGTTTACTGGATTTACAGCACAAATAATTCAACATGAAATGGATCATTTTGAGGGGATAATAATCTAA